The Nocardia arthritidis genome has a window encoding:
- the garA gene encoding glycogen accumulation regulator GarA codes for MSENKDPGYQETAAETTSVFRADFLNEVDASRSGEQAGEQPVQGVEGLPVGAALLVVKRGPNAGSRFLLDQPTTSAGRHPDSDIFLDDVTVSRRHAEFRQDDDSFQVVDVGSLNGTYVNREPVDSSELQNGDEVQIGKFRLVFLTGPKASASDSAAGAGGL; via the coding sequence GTGAGCGAGAACAAAGACCCGGGTTACCAGGAGACCGCGGCCGAGACGACGTCGGTCTTCCGCGCGGATTTCCTGAACGAGGTCGACGCGTCGCGCTCCGGAGAGCAGGCCGGCGAACAGCCGGTCCAAGGGGTCGAGGGTCTGCCCGTCGGCGCTGCCCTCTTGGTCGTCAAGCGGGGCCCGAACGCGGGCTCGCGCTTCCTGCTGGACCAGCCGACCACGTCGGCGGGCCGCCACCCCGACAGTGACATCTTTCTCGACGACGTCACGGTCAGCCGCAGGCATGCCGAATTCCGGCAGGACGACGATTCGTTCCAGGTTGTCGATGTGGGCAGCCTGAACGGCACCTACGTCAACCGGGAACCGGTGGACTCCTCGGAGCTGCAGAACGGGGACGAGGTGCAGATCGGCAAGTTCCGGTTGGTGTTCCTGACCGGACCGAAGGCGTCGGCGTCCGATTCGGCAGCGGGTGCGGGCGGCCTATGA
- the gcvH gene encoding glycine cleavage system protein GcvH, with protein MTQTPEDLRYTEEHEWVQRIAPNRVRVGITDYAQSQLGDVVFVQLPDVDRDVKVGESIAEVESTKSVSDIYAPLTAKVVAVNEDLTSGPETLNTDPYRDGWLFELEVADAAGLDATLGELLDAAGYQGVIGG; from the coding sequence GTGACCCAGACCCCCGAGGATCTGCGCTACACCGAGGAACATGAATGGGTGCAGCGGATCGCCCCGAACCGGGTTCGTGTCGGCATCACCGATTACGCCCAGTCCCAGCTCGGTGACGTTGTGTTCGTGCAGCTGCCCGATGTGGACAGGGACGTGAAGGTCGGCGAGAGCATCGCCGAGGTGGAATCCACCAAGAGCGTCTCCGACATCTACGCGCCGTTGACCGCGAAAGTCGTTGCGGTGAACGAGGATCTGACCTCCGGGCCGGAGACGCTGAACACCGATCCGTACCGCGATGGCTGGCTGTTCGAACTCGAGGTGGCGGACGCCGCCGGGCTCGATGCCACACTCGGTGAACTGCTGGATGCGGCAGGTTATCAAGGAGTTATCGGGGGCTGA
- a CDS encoding nuclease-related domain-containing protein → MLVRVQNPAGTNAERALIDWLRTWKDPSSPHGVATINASLFHQDRLHQFDAIVWTPSSCVIIEAEALVARQDGVLEIPLNGPWTISGEPAALEGRDRRTPLEKSREHTYALYNWLAARGLGQRVVHGIVLVVPLRGAELTIQQAWSDPSFDVVLGDDPSRLRSYFEQLAEEEQFLWTANDIAVAFRGLGILPYLPAPQDLINEGFLGPIDITLWHGGPNQAQAEAYVEEMRLAKEREAQVSPRLRIESPWYSPWKLYPRVPGDMDMGRAFMRILLATGMIVAFVWVLWFVISLVLTYGPG, encoded by the coding sequence ATGCTCGTGCGAGTGCAGAACCCCGCAGGGACCAACGCCGAGCGGGCGCTGATCGACTGGTTGCGCACCTGGAAGGATCCGTCCAGTCCGCACGGCGTCGCCACCATCAACGCGAGCCTGTTCCACCAGGATCGGCTGCACCAGTTCGACGCGATCGTCTGGACGCCGTCGAGCTGTGTGATCATCGAGGCCGAGGCGCTGGTCGCGCGGCAGGACGGCGTGCTGGAGATTCCGCTGAACGGCCCGTGGACCATCTCGGGCGAGCCGGCCGCGCTGGAGGGACGGGACCGGCGCACACCGCTGGAGAAATCCCGCGAGCACACCTACGCGCTCTACAACTGGCTCGCCGCGCGCGGGCTCGGCCAGCGGGTGGTGCACGGCATCGTGCTGGTGGTGCCGCTGCGCGGCGCGGAGCTCACCATCCAACAGGCCTGGAGCGACCCGAGTTTCGACGTCGTGCTCGGCGACGATCCGTCGCGGTTGCGCTCGTACTTCGAGCAGTTGGCCGAGGAAGAGCAGTTCCTGTGGACCGCGAACGATATCGCCGTCGCCTTCCGCGGGCTCGGCATCCTGCCGTATCTGCCCGCCCCGCAGGATCTGATCAACGAGGGCTTCCTCGGCCCGATCGACATCACGCTGTGGCACGGCGGCCCGAACCAGGCGCAGGCCGAGGCGTATGTCGAGGAGATGCGGCTGGCCAAGGAGCGCGAGGCGCAGGTGAGCCCGCGGCTGCGTATCGAGTCGCCGTGGTACAGCCCGTGGAAGCTCTACCCCCGGGTGCCCGGCGATATGGATATGGGCCGGGCGTTCATGCGCATCCTGCTCGCCACCGGCATGATCGTCGCGTTCGTCTGGGTGCTGTGGTTCGTCATCTCGCTGGTGCTGACGTACGGTCCCGGCTAG
- a CDS encoding CDP-alcohol phosphatidyltransferase family protein, whose translation MSWCGKTGAVPTESGSVFADRILTVPNVLSVLRLLGVPLFLWLLLVEHADGWAFTLLVLSGVTDFLDGKLARLLDQSSRLGALLDPFVDRLYLVTTLAAFVIRGLLPWWVAVILVGRDAVLTLTLSIYRRRELSPPEVIYLGKAATFALMSALPWLLAGQMDWAAAGFGRAFGGALLVWGTAVYVWTGALYLWKALAVARAIPPVPHHTR comes from the coding sequence ATGAGCTGGTGCGGTAAGACCGGGGCTGTGCCGACCGAATCCGGGAGCGTCTTCGCCGACCGCATCCTCACCGTGCCGAACGTGCTGAGCGTGCTGCGGCTGCTCGGCGTGCCGCTTTTCCTGTGGTTGCTGCTGGTCGAGCACGCCGACGGCTGGGCGTTCACGCTGCTGGTGCTCAGCGGCGTCACCGATTTCCTCGACGGCAAGCTGGCGAGGCTGCTCGATCAGTCGTCCCGGCTCGGCGCGCTGCTCGACCCGTTCGTCGACCGGCTGTACCTGGTGACGACGCTGGCGGCGTTCGTCATTCGCGGGCTGCTGCCGTGGTGGGTCGCGGTGATCCTGGTCGGCCGCGACGCGGTGCTCACCCTCACCCTGTCGATCTATCGGCGCCGCGAGCTGTCCCCGCCCGAGGTGATCTACCTCGGCAAGGCGGCGACCTTCGCGCTGATGTCCGCCCTGCCGTGGCTGCTGGCGGGCCAGATGGATTGGGCCGCAGCGGGTTTCGGACGCGCCTTCGGCGGGGCGTTGCTGGTCTGGGGTACCGCGGTGTACGTCTGGACCGGCGCCCTCTATCTGTGGAAGGCGCTGGCGGTCGCGCGAGCGATACCGCCTGTGCCACACCACACCCGGTAA
- a CDS encoding bifunctional nuclease family protein: MSEMRVIGIRVEQPQNQPVLLLREVAGDRYLPIWIGQAEATAIVLEQEGVTPIRPLTHDLIKILITELGHTLKEVRIVDLQEGTFYADLVFENDLHVSARPSDSVAIALRVGCPIYAEEPVLEEAGLVMPDEREDEVEKFKEFLESVSPDDFKATDS, from the coding sequence ATGAGTGAGATGCGCGTTATCGGCATTCGTGTCGAGCAGCCACAGAACCAGCCCGTGCTGTTGCTCCGTGAGGTGGCAGGTGATCGGTATCTGCCGATCTGGATCGGGCAGGCCGAGGCGACCGCGATCGTGCTCGAGCAGGAGGGGGTGACCCCCATCCGCCCGCTGACCCACGACCTGATCAAGATCCTGATCACCGAGCTGGGGCACACCCTCAAGGAGGTGCGGATCGTCGATCTGCAAGAGGGCACCTTCTACGCGGATCTGGTTTTCGAGAACGATCTGCATGTCTCGGCGCGGCCGTCGGATTCGGTAGCGATCGCCTTGCGGGTCGGTTGCCCGATCTATGCCGAGGAGCCGGTGCTGGAGGAGGCCGGGCTGGTGATGCCGGACGAGCGCGAGGACGAGGTGGAGAAGTTCAAGGAGTTCCTGGAATCGGTCTCCCCGGACGACTTCAAGGCGACCGACAGTTAG
- a CDS encoding phosphatase PAP2 family protein — MKQRQPTPVVAAGTVAAGAAVTVALPATFPADGGPTAADRAVTEPVHSALDAHPGVLHALVIPSDGYIVLPLLVAAAAWFAYRGRWWAAATMLIAPELTVAINTFLLKPLWVRPLHDYLAYPSGHTVQLVAVATAFVLLTDSARAGLAALGLTVVALALVAIGMIGLGYHLPTDIVGGAAAAIALTTALCWLAGVLHTAVDKGRVAHSRP, encoded by the coding sequence GTGAAACAGCGACAGCCGACCCCGGTGGTCGCGGCCGGGACGGTCGCGGCCGGCGCCGCGGTGACGGTCGCGTTACCGGCCACCTTCCCCGCCGACGGCGGCCCGACCGCGGCCGATCGCGCGGTCACCGAGCCGGTGCACTCGGCGCTCGACGCGCATCCCGGCGTACTGCACGCGCTGGTGATCCCGAGCGACGGCTATATCGTGCTGCCGCTGCTCGTCGCCGCGGCGGCGTGGTTCGCTTATCGCGGCCGGTGGTGGGCTGCGGCGACCATGCTGATCGCGCCGGAGCTGACCGTGGCGATCAATACCTTCCTGCTCAAACCGCTCTGGGTGCGGCCGCTGCACGACTACCTCGCGTACCCGAGCGGGCACACCGTCCAATTGGTCGCCGTCGCAACGGCATTCGTGCTATTGACGGATTCAGCGCGGGCCGGGTTGGCGGCGCTCGGGCTCACTGTGGTGGCGTTGGCGCTCGTCGCTATCGGCATGATCGGGCTCGGATACCACCTGCCCACCGATATCGTCGGCGGCGCGGCCGCGGCCATCGCGCTGACCACCGCGCTGTGCTGGCTGGCCGGGGTGCTCCACACGGCTGTCGACAAGGGCCGGGTTGCTCACTCGCGACCGTAG
- a CDS encoding MerR family transcriptional regulator, which produces MRLGVGEAREWSVAEQSQGFEVQPGLFPDDSVPDDLVGYRVPSACQVAGITYRQLDYWARTGLVVPSIRGAAGSGSQRLYSFKDILVLKIVKRLLDAGISLQNIRIAVDHLRSRGVQDLAGITLFSDGTSVYECTSPEEVVDLLQGGQGVFGIAVSGAMRELTGAIANFPAERASVATERPEDELAYRRKARMNRKTG; this is translated from the coding sequence ATGAGGCTAGGCGTCGGCGAAGCAAGGGAGTGGTCAGTGGCAGAGCAATCGCAGGGCTTTGAGGTACAGCCAGGCCTGTTCCCGGACGACTCGGTGCCCGACGATCTGGTCGGCTACCGCGTCCCAAGCGCATGCCAGGTGGCCGGGATCACCTACCGGCAACTCGATTATTGGGCGCGTACCGGTCTGGTGGTGCCGTCGATCCGCGGGGCCGCGGGTTCGGGCAGCCAGCGGCTGTACTCGTTCAAGGACATCCTGGTGCTGAAGATCGTGAAAAGGCTGCTGGACGCGGGCATTTCACTGCAGAACATCCGCATCGCGGTGGACCATCTGCGCAGCCGCGGCGTACAGGATCTGGCGGGTATCACGCTGTTCTCGGACGGCACCTCGGTGTACGAGTGCACCTCGCCAGAGGAGGTCGTCGATTTACTGCAGGGCGGGCAGGGCGTCTTCGGTATCGCGGTCAGCGGTGCGATGCGCGAATTGACCGGCGCCATCGCCAATTTCCCGGCCGAGCGGGCCTCCGTGGCCACCGAGCGCCCGGAGGACGAGCTGGCCTACCGGCGCAAGGCGCGGATGAACCGTAAGACGGGCTAA
- a CDS encoding LuxR C-terminal-related transcriptional regulator: protein MLVGRDGELAELAELLAGSGPRLLTVTGTAGVGKSRLARAALCGKEFDGARNTPVDLAECADRAAAWNAVLAAAGGRPLGIVRPVAGVDSTLALLAARLRDAPAILLLDNCDRLIEAISADVAALLDRCPRLVIVATSRAPLHLRGEHIVRVRPLPGESGDGDYYPAASPAARLLLDSIDSHYRGLAALADRLVLDDIVRELDGVPLALELAAGAIARLGPVRTLHRIKAGADLQSPFFVDVPARHRGMDAAVGWGVSGLDPDVLELLLRLSLFEAPFDLEAACLVSVIDEERTGAAIAELVDRSLLEDDSAAPATAAYRLFATVRAWCRRVLAAEPERAERIRWAHVDRLCRLATVLGPALRRDGERAGAMAKAGARIADLLAALHHLLETGQPERAVAAAARLEPVWVAHGYLAEVESLLARTLRTDELGGASAALCRQVLGIWALRTARLHRSVELLTDAVAGHRNSGDPVGAAGCAVVLGTALCMLGDDDGARRHLRSAALRADRLSEELVGWLEVAQAMTEIPLPARRDGTGWATVRDRVREFELPIRLPALYMLARTQLGPETLDRALLLFREVLGAEGIEAHLLPAINALEGCALAYFAAGGDYREVAATLSMAARHLREVHAIPPLAAEDCSMAEPDYRNAVGEERFRAVARRGSEMDLAAAITYARSAPLLRAPDESPLAALTNRQREIARLVATGMTNRMIATHLRISEWTVVNHVRQVMFKLDCPSRLHVALLVERESQPFAETDPAATPTA from the coding sequence GTGCTCGTCGGACGCGACGGCGAATTGGCCGAGCTGGCCGAACTGCTTGCCGGATCCGGTCCCCGGCTGCTCACCGTGACCGGCACGGCGGGCGTCGGCAAGAGCAGGCTGGCGCGAGCCGCCTTGTGCGGCAAGGAATTCGATGGCGCTCGGAATACTCCCGTCGACCTCGCCGAGTGCGCCGATCGCGCCGCGGCCTGGAATGCGGTGCTCGCGGCGGCGGGCGGCCGCCCACTCGGCATCGTGCGGCCGGTGGCCGGTGTTGACTCGACCCTGGCGCTGCTGGCCGCCCGGCTCCGGGACGCACCGGCAATCCTGTTGCTGGACAACTGCGATCGCCTGATCGAAGCGATCTCGGCCGATGTGGCCGCCCTACTCGACCGCTGCCCGCGCCTGGTGATCGTCGCGACCAGCCGGGCGCCGCTGCACCTGCGCGGGGAACATATAGTCCGGGTGCGGCCGCTGCCCGGCGAAAGCGGCGACGGCGACTACTACCCGGCCGCCTCACCCGCCGCGCGGCTGCTGCTGGACAGCATCGACAGCCACTATCGCGGGCTCGCCGCACTGGCCGACCGTCTGGTGCTCGACGATATCGTCCGCGAATTGGACGGTGTGCCACTGGCTTTGGAGCTCGCCGCGGGCGCGATCGCGCGCCTCGGGCCGGTGCGCACCCTGCACCGCATCAAGGCGGGCGCCGACCTTCAGTCACCCTTTTTCGTCGACGTGCCCGCCCGGCACCGCGGCATGGACGCCGCGGTGGGCTGGGGCGTCAGCGGCCTGGATCCGGACGTTCTCGAACTGCTGCTGCGTCTTTCGCTGTTCGAGGCGCCATTCGATCTCGAGGCGGCCTGCCTGGTGAGCGTCATCGACGAGGAGCGCACCGGCGCGGCCATCGCCGAGCTGGTGGATCGCAGTCTGCTGGAAGACGATTCGGCGGCGCCCGCCACCGCCGCCTATCGCCTCTTCGCCACCGTACGCGCCTGGTGCCGCCGCGTGCTGGCCGCGGAACCCGAACGCGCGGAACGGATTCGGTGGGCACACGTGGACCGCCTCTGCCGGCTGGCCACCGTGCTCGGCCCGGCGCTGCGGCGCGACGGCGAGCGTGCGGGGGCGATGGCGAAGGCGGGCGCACGAATCGCCGACCTGCTCGCGGCGCTGCATCACCTGCTGGAAACCGGCCAGCCCGAGCGCGCCGTCGCGGCCGCCGCCCGGCTGGAACCGGTGTGGGTGGCGCACGGCTATCTGGCCGAGGTGGAATCGCTGCTGGCGCGCACCCTGCGCACGGACGAACTCGGCGGCGCGTCGGCCGCGCTGTGCCGTCAGGTGCTCGGGATCTGGGCGCTGCGCACCGCGCGGCTGCATCGCTCGGTCGAACTGCTCACCGATGCCGTTGCCGGACACCGGAATTCGGGTGACCCGGTAGGCGCGGCCGGATGCGCGGTCGTCCTGGGTACCGCGCTGTGCATGCTCGGCGACGATGACGGCGCGCGCAGGCATCTGCGATCGGCCGCCCTGCGGGCCGACCGGCTGTCCGAGGAACTCGTAGGCTGGCTGGAGGTGGCGCAGGCGATGACGGAGATCCCGCTCCCGGCCCGCCGCGACGGGACCGGATGGGCGACAGTGCGCGACCGGGTGCGCGAATTCGAGCTGCCGATCCGGCTGCCCGCGCTGTACATGCTGGCCCGCACGCAGCTCGGGCCGGAAACCCTCGACCGGGCGCTGCTGCTGTTCCGCGAGGTGCTCGGCGCCGAAGGTATCGAAGCGCATCTGCTGCCCGCGATCAACGCGCTGGAAGGTTGTGCGCTGGCCTATTTCGCCGCCGGCGGCGACTATCGGGAGGTTGCCGCGACGCTGTCCATGGCCGCACGGCACCTGCGCGAGGTGCACGCCATCCCGCCACTGGCCGCCGAGGACTGTTCGATGGCCGAACCGGATTACCGGAATGCCGTGGGGGAGGAGCGTTTCCGTGCGGTCGCCCGGCGCGGCTCGGAAATGGATCTGGCCGCCGCCATCACCTACGCGCGCTCCGCTCCGCTGCTGCGGGCACCCGACGAGTCACCGCTGGCGGCGCTCACCAACCGGCAGCGCGAGATCGCCAGGCTGGTGGCCACCGGGATGACGAACCGGATGATCGCGACCCACCTGCGCATCTCGGAATGGACCGTGGTCAATCATGTGCGCCAGGTGATGTTCAAACTCGACTGCCCGTCCCGCCTGCATGTCGCGCTGCTGGTGGAACGGGAGAGTCAACCGTTCGCCGAAACCGATCCGGCGGCGACGCCGACCGCGTGA
- a CDS encoding TetR/AcrR family transcriptional regulator — MRRAEITEKNRKALIDAAIADIAEHGYQAARLGALAEHAGLTTGAVYSIFGSKRALLVAATRQLVTEFHATLEPLADPALSLTEVLRGYAAAMLGHTGTSRARKRFTFELESLTAALRDDELRAELESQSPQAIPALTRLLTDRVIDSGATPTDAHTTPEQAARLAAAVQALLSGFAQHCIVTRSEIDHDYAAESAVALTALID, encoded by the coding sequence ATGCGACGTGCCGAGATAACGGAGAAGAATCGAAAAGCGTTGATAGACGCGGCAATCGCCGACATCGCCGAACACGGCTACCAGGCGGCGCGGCTGGGCGCGCTGGCCGAGCACGCGGGTCTCACCACCGGCGCGGTCTATTCGATCTTCGGCAGCAAACGGGCCCTGCTGGTGGCCGCGACCAGGCAGCTGGTGACCGAATTCCACGCGACCCTCGAACCGCTCGCCGATCCGGCGCTCTCGCTCACCGAGGTGCTGCGCGGCTACGCGGCCGCGATGCTCGGGCACACCGGAACGAGCCGCGCCAGGAAGCGCTTCACCTTCGAACTCGAATCGCTGACCGCCGCGCTGCGCGACGACGAGTTGCGCGCCGAGCTGGAATCCCAGTCGCCGCAGGCGATTCCGGCGCTGACCCGACTGCTCACCGATCGCGTCATCGATTCCGGCGCCACGCCGACGGATGCGCACACCACCCCCGAGCAGGCCGCGCGGCTGGCGGCGGCGGTTCAGGCGCTACTATCCGGCTTCGCGCAGCACTGCATCGTCACGCGCTCCGAAATCGACCACGACTACGCAGCAGAGAGCGCGGTCGCACTGACCGCGCTCATCGACTGA
- a CDS encoding MerR family transcriptional regulator, translating into MSIGSVLDLLRPDFPDITISKIRFLESEGLIRPERTPSGYRRFSVADCERLRFVLTAQRDQYLPLKVIKEQLEAIDSGAATLGVREARARAHSGRVGVPESGLATDSGHTDTEPNGRVPRRLGVVPGEISPDELRFDHEIRLTRADLLAQAEIDEKFLNDLIRANLITPGAAGFFDADAVTLAKTARSMSEFGLEARHLRAFKLAADREAALVAQIAAPIAKSRDADARARAEETVRELAALSLNLHAALVKASVRAALGG; encoded by the coding sequence ATGTCGATCGGCTCCGTGCTCGACCTGCTGCGACCTGATTTTCCGGATATCACCATCTCCAAGATCCGATTCCTGGAATCGGAGGGGCTGATCCGGCCGGAGCGCACGCCGTCGGGGTACCGCCGTTTCTCGGTGGCCGACTGCGAGCGGCTCCGGTTCGTGCTGACCGCACAGCGCGATCAGTACCTGCCGTTGAAGGTGATCAAGGAACAGTTGGAGGCGATCGACAGCGGCGCCGCGACGCTCGGGGTGCGGGAAGCCCGTGCCCGAGCGCATTCCGGCCGCGTCGGGGTGCCGGAATCCGGTCTGGCAACGGATTCCGGGCACACCGATACCGAGCCGAATGGGCGAGTTCCGCGTAGGCTCGGCGTCGTGCCGGGTGAGATCTCGCCGGATGAGCTCCGTTTCGATCATGAAATCCGGCTCACCCGTGCGGATTTGCTGGCGCAGGCCGAGATCGATGAGAAGTTCCTCAACGACCTGATCCGGGCGAATCTGATCACGCCGGGCGCCGCGGGCTTCTTCGACGCCGATGCGGTGACGCTGGCGAAGACCGCCCGGTCGATGTCCGAATTCGGTTTGGAGGCAAGGCATTTGCGTGCCTTCAAACTCGCCGCCGATCGGGAGGCCGCGCTGGTCGCGCAGATCGCCGCCCCGATCGCGAAGAGCCGCGACGCCGACGCGCGGGCCAGGGCCGAGGAGACGGTGCGTGAATTGGCCGCGCTGTCGCTGAACCTGCACGCCGCACTGGTGAAGGCTTCGGTGCGCGCCGCGCTCGGCGGCTGA
- a CDS encoding GMC oxidoreductase, translating into MPEFDYDVVVIGSGFGGSVSALRLTEKGYRVGVLEAGRRWPAEAIPRTNWNVRKSIWAPRLGLTGPQRISVLGKCAVFSGAGVGGGSLIYGNTLYEPLPNFYTDKQWAHITDWKSELAPYYDQAKRMLGVAPNPRMTPADQVIKEIADDLGVGDTFHPTNVGVFFNESDPGAEVDDPYFGGAGPRRRGCVHCARCFTGCPHNAKNTTTTNYLYLAEQAGAEVHPLTTAVAVRPLSGGGYAIDTERSDRWIRKQRKTFTAQQVVFAGAALGTQKLLHKMRDERVLPELSPRLGELTRSNSEAILNVVSRTRTDFAEGIAITSSIHPESDTHIEVCHYGAGQNALFPLSAPIVDGGAYRFLRFLLAMLLHPLVFLRSLNAHRASEKSVILLVMQSLDNSLTSYRKRGRLKTRQGTGEPNPTWIPLAHDVGRRFGAKVKGDVHGLVMDVFNIPATAHYIGGCVIGDSADTGVVNPYQRVYGYPGLHVADGSAVTANLGVNPSLTITAQAERAMAFWPNKNEADPRPELGAGYQRISPVKPNRPVVPDTAPGALILPITPVDTATAVEDPLAAK; encoded by the coding sequence ATGCCCGAATTCGACTACGACGTGGTGGTGATCGGCTCCGGATTCGGCGGCAGCGTCAGCGCGCTGCGGCTCACCGAGAAGGGGTACCGGGTCGGCGTGCTCGAGGCGGGCAGGCGCTGGCCCGCCGAGGCCATACCGCGCACGAATTGGAATGTGCGCAAATCGATTTGGGCGCCGCGGCTGGGACTCACCGGACCCCAGCGGATCAGCGTGCTCGGCAAGTGCGCGGTGTTCTCCGGCGCGGGCGTCGGCGGCGGATCGCTGATCTACGGCAACACCCTCTACGAACCGCTGCCGAACTTCTACACCGATAAGCAGTGGGCGCACATCACCGACTGGAAGTCCGAGCTGGCGCCGTACTACGACCAGGCGAAACGGATGCTCGGCGTGGCGCCGAACCCCCGGATGACCCCGGCCGACCAGGTCATCAAGGAGATCGCCGACGATCTCGGCGTCGGCGACACCTTCCACCCGACCAATGTCGGCGTGTTCTTCAACGAATCCGATCCCGGCGCCGAGGTGGACGATCCGTACTTCGGCGGCGCCGGCCCGCGCAGGCGCGGCTGTGTGCACTGCGCGCGCTGCTTCACCGGCTGCCCGCACAACGCGAAGAACACCACCACGACCAATTACCTGTACCTCGCCGAACAGGCCGGGGCAGAGGTGCATCCGCTGACCACGGCGGTCGCGGTGCGGCCGCTGTCTGGCGGCGGCTACGCAATCGACACCGAGCGATCGGATCGCTGGATTCGCAAGCAGCGCAAGACGTTCACCGCGCAACAGGTGGTGTTCGCCGGGGCCGCGCTCGGCACCCAGAAGCTGCTGCACAAGATGCGCGACGAGCGGGTACTGCCCGAATTGTCGCCCAGGCTCGGCGAATTGACGCGCAGCAACTCCGAGGCGATCTTGAACGTGGTCAGCAGGACCCGTACGGATTTCGCGGAGGGCATCGCGATCACCTCGTCGATCCATCCCGAGTCCGACACCCATATCGAGGTCTGTCACTACGGGGCGGGCCAGAACGCGCTCTTCCCGCTCTCGGCCCCGATCGTGGACGGCGGGGCGTACCGGTTCCTGCGCTTCCTGCTGGCAATGCTGTTGCACCCCTTGGTCTTCCTGCGCAGCCTCAATGCCCACCGGGCCTCGGAGAAGTCGGTGATCCTGCTGGTGATGCAGTCGCTGGACAACTCGCTCACCTCCTACCGCAAGCGCGGGCGACTCAAGACCAGACAGGGCACCGGCGAACCGAATCCGACCTGGATTCCGTTGGCGCACGACGTCGGACGGCGATTCGGCGCCAAGGTGAAGGGCGATGTGCACGGGCTGGTGATGGACGTGTTCAACATTCCGGCCACCGCGCACTACATCGGCGGCTGCGTGATCGGCGACAGCGCCGACACCGGAGTCGTCAACCCGTATCAGCGGGTCTACGGGTATCCGGGGCTGCACGTCGCGGACGGTTCGGCGGTGACGGCCAACCTCGGCGTGAACCCCTCGCTCACCATCACGGCACAGGCGGAGCGGGCAATGGCGTTCTGGCCCAACAAGAACGAGGCTGACCCTCGACCGGAGTTGGGCGCTGGGTATCAGCGGATCTCACCGGTGAAGCCGAACCGGCCAGTGGTTCCCGACACCGCACCGGGCGCACTGATACTGCCGATCACGCCCGTCGATACGGCGACGGCCGTCGAAGATCCGCTGGCAGCCAAGTAA